The Petrotoga miotherma DSM 10691 region GCTATTCTATTTTTTTCTCCTTCTAAAAAAATCCTGTAAGTAACTATTAAGTTTAAGTCTCTCTTTTTTTGTTCATATACATATCCTCTTTTAATTGATATTTCAGCAACTTTTTCAACTACTTCTTTGCTGGTTCTCTCGAAAAATTCACTTTCCAAAAAAATATTCTTTAGAATTATATCTTTCAATATGTTTATTTTTTTTTCATTATTTTTCACAAAAACTCCTCCTAAACTCTATAGATTATTGTTTTTAGAAATTCTAAAACTTTATATATAGCGCCTTTTTATAATTTTAAGTGAAATATTTTTTCAAAATTATCATTTTTAGAAAACTCATCTCTATTTATCTCTTTATTATCTCTAGGTTCAAAATATAATTTGATACTACCACCTAGCACGTCTGCCAATCTTTGCAAAAACAAAAATGTTGGATTGTAGTTTCCTTTTTCAAATTTAGAAATTATCGCCTGCGTTGTTCCCATCCGCTCAGCTAGGTCTTTTTGTGTAATTCCCATTTGTAATCTTCTTTTTTTAATCTCATATACCAAGTCTAATAAAGCTTTCTTATCTATAACTTCCCATTTTTTTTCATTTTCATTCAAAGTTTTCACCTCCAAAATTAGAATAATTATACTCCTTCTAGAAATTTTTAAACAAGTTTTACTGCCGCTTATTTCTTGAAAATTATTTTATTCCCTAACTAAGTTTATAAGAAAATATCTTAAAAGATTTTTAGTGTTGTTTTTTTACTTAATTGTAACCT contains the following coding sequences:
- a CDS encoding helix-turn-helix domain-containing protein; its protein translation is MNENEKKWEVIDKKALLDLVYEIKKRRLQMGITQKDLAERMGTTQAIISKFEKGNYNPTFLFLQRLADVLGGSIKLYFEPRDNKEINRDEFSKNDNFEKIFHLKL